ATCCGACGATCCCTTGACAGACTGCGAGTCCGGTTGGAGGTGGACGGTGGAGCACGTTGACGACGAAGTGCTGGCGCTGTTGGCGCTCGGCGAGCAAGTCGACACATCCGATGCCCAGCACCTGCAGTCCTGCACACTGTGTGCAAGCCGGCTGGCCGAATTGACCAGCACAGTTGCGATTGCTCGCTCCATCGGGTCCGACGAGGAGCTGATAGCCCCTGCCTCAAGCGTCTGGTCGGCGATCCAGCACGAGCTTGCAACGACGGCCCCAGTGATCGACCTAGCGAGCGAGCGTAGGTCGCGCACACCACGGACCTGGCTGCTCGTTGCCGCTGCGGCAATGGTCGGCGTGATCGCGGGCGGGGTGGTGACGGCAAGCGTTATCAACGCACCCCAGACCCAGGAACTGGTAGCAAGTACGGAGTTGGCGCCTATCGCCGACTCCGGCCTGACGGGCACTGCCCGAGTCGAGAACGGGCCCGATGGATCCGTGCTGACGGTCGACATCCCA
This window of the Actinomycetota bacterium genome carries:
- a CDS encoding anti-sigma factor, with amino-acid sequence MEHVDDEVLALLALGEQVDTSDAQHLQSCTLCASRLAELTSTVAIARSIGSDEELIAPASSVWSAIQHELATTAPVIDLASERRSRTPRTWLLVAAAAMVGVIAGGVVTASVINAPQTQELVASTELAPIADSGLTGTARVENGPDGSVLTVDIPDLPAKADSYYEVWMATPDAKTMVAIGTVSPGQQATLHLPAGMSVAEFPLVDVSLEHFDGNAGHSAESLVRGQLQL